Proteins from a genomic interval of Pantoea deleyi:
- the traD gene encoding type IV conjugative transfer system coupling protein TraD, translating into MSNRYVMESLLRPAVELYSATVAGSATFICLIAPWSVALAPSVSWVTATGFGVLALKRTSQGVKILRYRRNIRRLSRYALTSDQIPVSRRHLFLGKGFQWSPRHTQRLMEARRPECEIYVQPSLMYRMARELEKKMEYSLPWLCRLTLADSALNPFRPLPPVGGSSVYHGVEPDEVNVMSDLGERVGHMLVMGTTRVGKTRLAELLITQDIRRRNAAGEHEVVIVFDPKGDADLLRRMYAESHRAGRQDNFWVFHLGWPDISARYNAVGRFSRISEVASRVAGQLSGEGNSAAFREFAWRFVNIITRALVALGQRPDYNLILRYVTNISELYETYVDNLLSEKAPALMGSMEALMQAGISEKDLPRHLQGRANGTKIWASEQVLGSPEGKKLWDPVLDGLRSAVQYDRTYFDKIVASLLPLLEKLTTGKTAALLAPDYADLNDPRPILDWHNIIKSRGVVYVGLDALSDPVVAAAVGNSMFADLVSEGGHIYKFGLGDEGEEKAGKTVINLHCDEFNELMGDEFIPLINKGGGAGFQVTAYTQTLSDIEARIGNAAKASQVIGNFNSLVMLRVREKNTAMLMTDQLPEVGVYQKTLTSGVTDVSRPGEGTDFNSNVNDQVTLVKVPMISPSDIINLPKGQAFALLEGGRLWKIRMPLPVSDHNDRFMPASLKQLADTMEKNYQSHDSWWTGGDIGSPGGPYAPE; encoded by the coding sequence ATGAGCAATCGTTACGTTATGGAGTCGCTGCTCCGTCCCGCCGTCGAGCTGTATTCGGCAACCGTGGCCGGCAGTGCCACCTTCATCTGCCTGATAGCGCCCTGGTCTGTCGCGCTGGCCCCCTCGGTGAGCTGGGTAACCGCTACGGGATTTGGTGTGCTGGCCCTGAAGCGCACCTCGCAGGGGGTAAAAATACTGCGCTACCGGCGCAATATACGCCGCCTTTCGCGCTATGCACTGACCAGTGACCAGATACCCGTCAGCCGCCGGCACCTTTTCCTCGGAAAAGGTTTTCAGTGGTCGCCCCGCCATACGCAGCGGCTGATGGAGGCCCGCCGCCCTGAGTGCGAAATCTACGTCCAGCCCTCATTAATGTACCGCATGGCCCGGGAGCTGGAAAAAAAGATGGAATACAGCCTGCCGTGGCTGTGCCGGCTCACCCTGGCGGATTCCGCCCTCAATCCGTTCCGGCCGCTGCCCCCGGTGGGCGGCAGCTCTGTTTATCACGGTGTTGAGCCCGATGAAGTTAACGTCATGTCTGATCTGGGCGAGCGCGTGGGCCATATGCTGGTCATGGGTACAACCCGCGTCGGCAAAACCCGCCTGGCTGAGCTGCTGATTACGCAGGATATCCGCCGGCGCAACGCCGCCGGTGAGCATGAGGTGGTTATCGTGTTCGACCCCAAAGGCGACGCCGACCTGCTGCGGCGCATGTATGCCGAGTCGCACCGCGCAGGCCGTCAGGATAACTTCTGGGTCTTTCACCTGGGCTGGCCTGACATCAGCGCACGCTATAACGCCGTGGGCCGTTTCAGCCGTATCTCCGAGGTAGCGTCGCGCGTCGCGGGTCAGCTCTCCGGCGAGGGGAATTCCGCCGCCTTTCGTGAATTTGCATGGCGGTTCGTCAACATCATTACCCGGGCGCTGGTTGCCCTTGGCCAGCGCCCTGATTACAACCTGATCTTACGTTATGTCACCAACATCAGCGAACTCTATGAGACCTATGTCGATAACCTGCTGAGTGAGAAGGCACCGGCGCTTATGGGAAGCATGGAAGCACTGATGCAGGCCGGCATCAGTGAAAAAGACCTGCCGCGTCACCTGCAGGGCAGAGCGAACGGCACGAAAATCTGGGCGTCTGAGCAGGTGCTGGGCAGTCCTGAGGGGAAAAAGCTCTGGGACCCGGTGCTCGATGGACTGCGCAGTGCAGTGCAGTATGACCGGACGTATTTCGACAAAATCGTGGCCTCGCTTCTGCCGCTGCTGGAAAAGCTCACCACGGGCAAGACCGCCGCGCTGCTGGCGCCCGATTACGCCGACCTTAACGATCCGCGACCCATACTCGACTGGCACAACATCATCAAGTCACGCGGCGTGGTCTACGTCGGCCTCGATGCGCTGTCCGACCCGGTGGTGGCCGCCGCCGTGGGAAACAGTATGTTCGCCGACCTGGTCTCTGAGGGGGGACATATTTATAAATTCGGGCTGGGTGATGAGGGTGAAGAAAAAGCCGGTAAGACCGTAATCAACCTGCACTGCGATGAGTTTAACGAGCTGATGGGGGATGAGTTTATTCCGCTCATCAACAAAGGTGGTGGCGCCGGCTTCCAGGTCACGGCCTATACGCAGACACTGTCCGATATTGAGGCCCGCATCGGGAATGCGGCCAAAGCCAGCCAGGTCATCGGTAACTTTAACTCCCTGGTCATGCTCAGGGTACGTGAGAAAAACACGGCCATGCTGATGACTGATCAGCTGCCAGAGGTAGGGGTATATCAGAAAACCCTGACGTCCGGCGTGACCGACGTCTCCCGCCCGGGTGAAGGCACGGACTTCAACAGTAACGTTAACGATCAGGTGACGCTGGTTAAGGTGCCGATGATAAGCCCCTCCGATATCATCAACCTGCCAAAGGGCCAGGCCTTTGCGCTGCTGGAAGGCGGACGGCTGTGGAAAATCCGGATGCCGCTGCCGGTCAGCGACCACAATGACCGCTTTATGCCAGCGAGCCTGAAACAGCTGGCTGACACCATGGAGAAAAATTACCAAAGCCATGATTCGTGGTGGACGGGCGGCGACATAGGAAGTCCGGGAGGCCCGTATGCCCCGGAATGA